From one Nocardioides sp. Kera G14 genomic stretch:
- a CDS encoding S8 family serine peptidase, whose amino-acid sequence MNKLTRLSVAALAATTLGAGALIVPALAPAASAAPLTHKQGDFVASTGMGKSVAVSKYDSYVVLLKSDPLLGKFSKDQLDTEAASKAQAAIVADHDAVLEDAGVATSTVTQDLTVAANGFAVAGVDHADALRLAADPKVAAVVPNELRQAEDSTAAPASFKAGPVRKHDREQTTLPSSTQKTRPGGTKAPSAYTPTAKGKVPTEEQFLNLTDKGEAYASGINGEGVLVGVIDTGIWPEHPSFADDGTFPAAPDLGPDSCQFGNTAANPNDKPFTCNNKLVGARDETTTYRAVEGAEPDEFVSARDDEGHGTHTASTTAGDADVKAYIQGRYVDTTTGIAPRAQIIAYKALGNGGGFTSDLSAAIDQAVADGVDVINYSIGGGANLLGADAVSFLFAADAGVFASVSAGNSGPGPETIGGPSDSPWVTSVAAGTEPRFYQGTLKLGNGRTYTGASVTATLPSKPIVDAADLGNPLCLVDTSFTASVKGKIVECHRGSNGRVEKSLTVSNAGGVGMILANVDTPEQDNLFTDTFFVPTVHVDQSVGDRITAYIHSAKGTATAAITETSTIVTEPWKAPSVTVFSSRGESPTAASIIKPDITAPGIQVLAGASPFTDEGFVQGETFQAIAGTSMAAPQIAGIYALLKQAHPDWSAAEAKSALQTTASLDIRDNDRTTLAGPFDRGAGEVNPGVLTKPGLFNPGLVYDAGFNDYLGFYCDAAPGLFADAAKTCGSLAAAGVPTKTEDLNLATIGVSALVGSETVKRTVTNVSSKSITVTADTSGAPKGYALAVSPSTLTVGAGESASFEVTITNTGSAPEGEWRFGNLTWNGSGYRVNSTIAVKASALGTEAAVSGSGASGTAEIPVKFGDTGTYSAVASGLVASAPLTGSVAQDPDQTYPSSDDDQGGVVKVPVTIGDTAYWRIAYAVPGEDDIDLYLLGPDGTVVAKSTNGGTDEEIDLSHPAAGAYTLVVHGWQVGAATHEFSIDNWIVPTAGGSLTVTSAPASATVNTSGTVGVSWSGASPAGEYLGVVDHTDGSSVLAQTVVDVTGTD is encoded by the coding sequence GTGAACAAGTTGACACGTCTGTCTGTTGCCGCGCTCGCGGCAACGACACTCGGCGCCGGAGCACTGATCGTGCCGGCCCTCGCACCGGCGGCCTCGGCCGCGCCCCTCACCCACAAGCAGGGCGACTTCGTCGCCTCGACGGGGATGGGCAAGTCCGTCGCCGTCAGCAAGTACGACAGCTATGTCGTGCTGCTCAAGTCGGATCCGCTGCTCGGTAAGTTCTCGAAGGACCAGCTCGACACCGAGGCGGCGAGCAAGGCGCAGGCCGCGATCGTTGCGGACCACGACGCGGTCCTCGAGGACGCCGGCGTCGCCACCTCCACGGTCACGCAGGACCTGACCGTCGCCGCCAACGGCTTCGCCGTCGCCGGCGTCGACCACGCCGACGCCCTCCGACTGGCCGCCGACCCGAAGGTCGCGGCCGTCGTACCGAACGAGCTCCGCCAGGCCGAGGACTCGACCGCGGCGCCGGCCTCCTTCAAGGCCGGCCCGGTCCGGAAGCACGACCGTGAGCAGACGACCCTCCCGAGCAGCACGCAGAAGACCCGCCCCGGCGGGACCAAGGCGCCGTCGGCGTACACGCCCACGGCGAAGGGGAAGGTTCCGACCGAGGAGCAGTTCCTCAACCTGACCGACAAGGGCGAGGCCTACGCCTCAGGCATCAACGGCGAGGGCGTCCTCGTCGGTGTGATCGACACGGGCATCTGGCCCGAGCACCCGAGCTTCGCCGACGACGGCACCTTCCCCGCCGCGCCGGACCTCGGCCCGGACTCCTGCCAGTTCGGCAACACCGCCGCGAACCCCAACGACAAGCCGTTCACCTGTAACAACAAGCTGGTCGGTGCGCGCGACGAGACCACGACCTATCGCGCGGTCGAGGGTGCGGAGCCCGACGAGTTCGTCTCCGCACGTGACGACGAGGGCCACGGCACGCACACCGCCTCGACCACCGCCGGCGACGCCGACGTCAAGGCCTACATCCAGGGCCGGTACGTCGACACCACGACCGGCATCGCGCCGCGGGCGCAGATCATCGCCTACAAGGCCCTCGGCAACGGCGGCGGCTTCACCTCCGACCTGTCAGCCGCGATCGACCAGGCCGTCGCAGACGGCGTGGACGTGATCAACTACTCGATCGGTGGTGGTGCGAACCTCCTCGGTGCCGACGCGGTCTCGTTCCTCTTCGCGGCTGACGCGGGCGTCTTCGCCTCCGTCTCCGCGGGCAACTCGGGCCCCGGCCCGGAGACCATCGGCGGCCCCTCCGACAGCCCGTGGGTGACGTCGGTCGCCGCCGGCACCGAGCCGCGGTTCTACCAGGGAACGCTCAAGCTCGGCAACGGCCGGACCTACACCGGCGCCTCCGTGACGGCCACGCTTCCGTCGAAGCCGATCGTCGACGCCGCTGACCTCGGCAACCCGCTCTGCCTCGTCGACACGTCGTTCACCGCCAGCGTGAAGGGCAAGATCGTGGAGTGCCACCGCGGCTCGAACGGCCGCGTCGAGAAGAGCCTGACCGTCTCCAACGCCGGTGGCGTCGGCATGATCCTCGCCAACGTCGACACCCCGGAGCAGGACAATCTCTTCACCGACACCTTCTTCGTGCCGACCGTGCACGTCGACCAGTCGGTGGGCGACAGGATCACGGCGTACATCCACTCCGCCAAGGGCACGGCCACGGCCGCGATCACGGAGACCTCGACGATCGTGACGGAGCCGTGGAAGGCGCCGTCGGTGACGGTCTTCTCCTCCCGCGGTGAGTCGCCGACGGCGGCCTCGATCATCAAGCCCGACATCACCGCACCCGGCATCCAGGTGCTGGCCGGTGCCTCGCCGTTCACCGATGAGGGCTTCGTCCAGGGTGAGACCTTCCAGGCGATCGCCGGCACCTCGATGGCCGCTCCGCAGATCGCGGGCATCTACGCGCTGCTCAAGCAGGCCCACCCCGACTGGAGTGCGGCCGAGGCCAAGTCGGCGCTGCAGACGACCGCCTCGCTCGACATCCGGGACAACGACCGTACGACGCTCGCGGGCCCGTTCGATCGCGGTGCCGGGGAGGTCAACCCGGGCGTGCTCACCAAGCCCGGCCTCTTCAACCCCGGCCTGGTGTACGACGCAGGCTTCAACGACTACCTCGGCTTCTACTGCGACGCGGCCCCCGGCCTCTTCGCCGACGCGGCCAAGACGTGCGGATCCCTTGCGGCGGCAGGTGTCCCGACGAAGACCGAGGACCTGAACCTGGCCACGATCGGCGTCTCAGCGCTGGTGGGCTCGGAGACGGTGAAGCGCACGGTCACCAACGTGAGCTCCAAGTCGATCACGGTCACGGCCGACACGTCGGGTGCCCCGAAGGGCTACGCCCTCGCGGTCTCGCCGTCGACGCTGACCGTCGGTGCGGGGGAGTCGGCCTCCTTCGAGGTCACGATCACCAACACCGGCTCGGCTCCTGAGGGTGAGTGGCGCTTCGGGAACCTGACCTGGAACGGCTCGGGCTACCGGGTCAACAGCACGATCGCGGTCAAGGCCTCCGCGCTCGGCACGGAGGCGGCCGTCTCCGGGTCGGGTGCCTCGGGCACCGCCGAGATCCCGGTGAAGTTCGGTGACACCGGCACCTACTCGGCGGTCGCGTCCGGCCTGGTGGCCTCGGCGCCGCTCACCGGCTCCGTCGCGCAGGACCCGGACCAGACCTACCCGAGCTCGGACGACGATCAGGGCGGCGTGGTGAAGGTCCCGGTCACGATCGGTGACACGGCCTACTGGCGGATCGCCTACGCGGTGCCCGGCGAGGACGACATCGACCTCTACCTCCTCGGTCCCGACGGCACGGTCGTCGCGAAGTCGACCAACGGCGGCACCGACGAGGAGATCGACCTGTCCCACCCGGCGGCGGGCGCCTACACGCTGGTCGTCCACGGCTGGCAGGTCGGCGCGGCCACGCACGAGTTCTCGATCGACAACTGGATCGTGCCCACCGCTGGCGGCAGCCTGACCGTCACCTCGGCACCGGCCTCGGCGACCGTCAACACCAGCGGCACCGTCGGCGTCAGCTGGAGCGGCGCCTCGCCGGCCGGTGAGTACCTCGGCGTCGTCGATCACACCGACGGTTCGAGCGTCCTCGCCCAGACGGTCGTGGACGTGACCGGCACCGACTGA
- a CDS encoding acyl-CoA thioesterase, translating into MTADSTAGSSSERADTERAVIPTLADYPHHMALQTRWMDNDIYGHVNNVTYYSYFDTVANAWMVAHGLDIQDGPVIGVVAESTCRYHREIAFPDALMLGLRIDKLGNRAVTWGIGIFREGESQAVAHGTFVHVFVGRDDRRPVVPPEPLATALKELAEASGRGSDPGRVTGR; encoded by the coding sequence GTGACCGCCGACAGCACCGCAGGCAGCAGCTCCGAACGCGCAGACACCGAGCGCGCCGTCATCCCGACCCTCGCCGACTACCCCCACCACATGGCCCTCCAGACCCGCTGGATGGACAACGACATCTACGGCCACGTCAACAACGTGACCTACTACAGCTACTTCGACACGGTCGCCAATGCCTGGATGGTCGCCCACGGGCTCGACATCCAGGACGGTCCGGTCATCGGTGTCGTGGCCGAGTCGACCTGTCGCTACCACCGCGAGATCGCCTTTCCCGACGCCCTCATGCTGGGTCTGAGGATCGACAAGCTGGGCAACCGCGCCGTCACCTGGGGCATCGGCATCTTCCGTGAGGGCGAGTCGCAGGCGGTCGCCCATGGCACCTTCGTGCACGTCTTCGTGGGGCGGGACGACCGACGCCCCGTCGTACCCCCGGAGCCTCTGGCCACGGCGCTCAAGGAGCTGGCCGAGGCGTCAGGTCGGGGGAGCGATCCGGGGAGGGTTACCGGCCGGTAA
- the thpR gene encoding RNA 2',3'-cyclic phosphodiesterase translates to MRVFAALVPPADVIEHLDDFLDVRREHGDLRWAGAEQFHVTLAFAASTSETVVDDWAERLSQSLGRRTPFEAALGGGGAFPDAARAKVLWVGVTAPEGAVEALAVNARNAANASGIAVDGARFRPHLTVARLGFPIDVTRWIRILDSYEGPAWTVDTVTLLQSHLGEGPRRRPRYEPLAELPLGG, encoded by the coding sequence ATGAGGGTCTTCGCCGCACTCGTCCCGCCCGCTGACGTCATCGAGCACCTCGATGACTTCCTGGACGTACGCCGTGAGCACGGTGATCTGCGCTGGGCCGGGGCCGAGCAGTTCCATGTGACGCTCGCCTTCGCCGCCTCCACCTCGGAGACCGTGGTCGACGACTGGGCCGAGCGCCTGTCTCAGTCGCTGGGTCGACGTACACCCTTCGAGGCGGCGCTCGGCGGAGGCGGCGCCTTCCCCGACGCGGCCCGCGCCAAGGTCCTGTGGGTCGGCGTCACCGCCCCCGAGGGCGCGGTGGAGGCGCTGGCCGTCAACGCCCGCAACGCCGCCAATGCCTCGGGCATCGCCGTCGACGGAGCCCGGTTCCGCCCACATCTCACCGTCGCGCGACTCGGTTTCCCGATCGACGTCACCCGCTGGATCCGGATCCTCGACTCCTACGAGGGTCCGGCCTGGACCGTCGACACCGTCACGCTGCTGCAGTCGCACCTCGGCGAAGGCCCCCGCCGCCGCCCC
- a CDS encoding VIT family protein, translating into MAELIDLHEHAHGDVGEGLSNRLNWLRAGVLGANDGIVSVAGIVMGVAGATSNRSDIVIAGVAALVAGALSMAAGEYVSVSTQRDAELALIDAEKHDLAHMPEEELHHLTHMLEERGLTPETAAKAAVELTEWNDLRVHAKLEFNIDVDDVTNPWGAALASAVSFTIGALLPVLMILLPAGVRIWATLAAVAVALAITGWVSAKVGYAKPGRALVRNVAGGVLAMLVTWGIGHLLGTTVV; encoded by the coding sequence ATGGCGGAGCTGATCGATCTCCACGAGCACGCGCACGGCGATGTCGGCGAGGGGCTCAGCAACAGACTGAACTGGCTTCGGGCCGGTGTCCTCGGGGCCAACGACGGCATCGTGTCGGTCGCGGGCATCGTCATGGGTGTCGCGGGCGCCACCAGCAACCGCAGCGACATCGTGATCGCGGGTGTCGCGGCACTGGTCGCCGGTGCGCTGTCGATGGCGGCCGGTGAGTACGTCTCGGTCTCGACCCAGCGCGACGCCGAGCTCGCGCTCATCGACGCCGAGAAGCACGACCTCGCGCACATGCCCGAGGAGGAGTTGCATCACCTCACGCACATGCTCGAGGAGCGCGGCCTCACGCCCGAGACCGCCGCCAAGGCCGCTGTCGAGCTGACCGAGTGGAACGACCTGCGTGTCCACGCGAAGCTCGAGTTCAACATCGACGTCGACGACGTGACCAACCCATGGGGCGCGGCGCTCGCCTCCGCCGTCTCGTTCACGATCGGCGCGCTGCTGCCGGTCCTCATGATCCTGCTCCCGGCCGGTGTGCGCATCTGGGCCACGCTGGCGGCGGTCGCGGTCGCGCTCGCCATCACCGGATGGGTCTCCGCCAAGGTCGGCTACGCCAAGCCCGGCCGCGCACTCGTTCGCAACGTCGCCGGGGGAGTCTTGGCGATGCTCGTCACCTGGGGGATCGGCCACCTGCTCGGCACCACCGTCGTCTGA
- a CDS encoding acyl-CoA dehydrogenase family protein, whose protein sequence is MALKRDIYTEDHEDFRASVRQWLERSVIPNSEQYIADKALPREFWLEAGKNGFLGLALDEEYGGAGDFRFNAVLAEELAKVNAALPTCVGIHSDITAPYINELGTPEQKERWLPGVAAGEILLAIGMTEPSGGSDLAALKTTAVRDGDEWVINGSKTFITNGFSADLVVTAARTDPEKGPKGITLFAIEATKEGFSRGRKLDKVGMEESDTAELFFENVRVTDAEIIGELNMGFIHMMQKLQQERLSCAVANLAHAKQILIETLQYTKDRKAFGQSIGQFQHNKFLLAELFTQVEVSEAFLDRCVLEHSKGNLSHVEASKAKWWTSQVQSEVLDHCVQLHGGYGFMNEYRVARAWRDARVTKIWAGSNEIMKELIGRDLGL, encoded by the coding sequence ATGGCACTCAAGCGCGACATCTACACCGAGGATCACGAGGACTTCCGGGCCTCCGTGCGTCAGTGGCTCGAGCGTTCGGTCATCCCGAACTCCGAGCAGTACATCGCCGACAAGGCGCTTCCGCGCGAGTTCTGGCTCGAGGCCGGCAAGAACGGCTTCCTCGGCCTCGCCCTCGACGAGGAGTACGGCGGCGCCGGCGACTTCCGCTTCAATGCGGTCCTCGCCGAGGAGCTCGCCAAGGTCAACGCGGCGCTGCCGACCTGCGTGGGCATCCACTCCGACATCACCGCGCCCTACATCAACGAGCTCGGCACCCCGGAGCAGAAGGAGCGCTGGCTCCCGGGCGTCGCCGCCGGCGAGATCCTCCTCGCGATCGGCATGACCGAGCCGTCCGGCGGCTCCGACCTCGCCGCGCTGAAGACCACCGCCGTTCGCGACGGTGACGAGTGGGTCATCAACGGCTCCAAGACCTTCATCACCAACGGCTTCTCCGCCGACCTCGTGGTGACCGCGGCCCGCACCGACCCGGAGAAGGGCCCGAAGGGCATCACCCTCTTCGCGATCGAGGCGACCAAGGAGGGCTTCAGCCGCGGCCGCAAGCTCGACAAGGTCGGCATGGAGGAGTCCGACACCGCCGAGCTCTTCTTCGAGAACGTCCGGGTCACCGACGCCGAGATCATCGGTGAGCTCAATATGGGCTTCATCCACATGATGCAGAAGCTCCAGCAGGAGCGCCTCTCCTGCGCGGTCGCCAACCTCGCGCACGCCAAGCAGATCCTGATCGAGACGCTGCAGTACACCAAGGACCGCAAGGCCTTCGGCCAGTCGATCGGCCAGTTCCAGCACAACAAGTTCCTCCTCGCCGAGCTCTTCACGCAGGTCGAGGTCTCCGAGGCGTTCCTCGACCGCTGCGTTCTCGAGCACTCGAAGGGCAACCTCTCCCACGTCGAGGCGTCCAAGGCCAAGTGGTGGACGAGCCAGGTGCAGAGCGAGGTGCTCGACCACTGCGTCCAGCTCCACGGTGGCTACGGCTTCATGAACGAGTACCGGGTGGCCCGCGCCTGGCGCGATGCCCGCGTCACGAAGATCTGGGCCGGTTCCAACGAGATCATGAAGGAGCTCATCGGCCGCGATCTGGGCCTCTGA